One genomic segment of Bradyrhizobium prioriisuperbiae includes these proteins:
- a CDS encoding nuclear transport factor 2 family protein: protein MTDALTALKIAEGYIALWNERNDSRRRDLLASNWTRDARYVDPLMAGDGADGIDTMIAAVQQRFPDFEFALISKPDGYGDFVRFQWGLGPRGGDNPIKGTDFVVVEAGRIRNVTGFLDQVPAGAA, encoded by the coding sequence ATGACCGACGCTTTGACCGCCCTGAAGATCGCCGAAGGCTATATCGCGCTGTGGAACGAGCGCAACGACAGCCGCCGCCGCGACCTGCTCGCTTCGAACTGGACACGCGACGCCCGTTACGTCGATCCGCTGATGGCGGGCGACGGCGCCGACGGCATCGACACCATGATCGCCGCCGTGCAGCAGCGCTTTCCGGACTTCGAATTCGCGCTGATCAGCAAGCCCGATGGTTATGGCGACTTTGTCCGCTTCCAGTGGGGCCTCGGCCCGCGCGGCGGCGACAATCCGATCAAGGGCACCGACTTCGTCGTTGTCGAAGCCGGTCGCATTCGCAACGTCACCGGCTTTCTCGATCAGGTCCCCGCGGGCGCGGCTTAA
- a CDS encoding thioesterase family protein: MDTKTLSDLTADTRHPLDAATTLAASGPNRWTGHTSKRYWAFIGPFGGATAAALLRAALDHPERIGDPLALTVNYCAPIVEGGFHITARAAKTNRSTQHWTLELFQQEGDVLATATAVFAKRRPGWTHAVTTMPRVPPPDGIKRFPAGITTPWVDQYDMRFAVGTPALGKTPQPEPQSAETILWLRDAIPRPLDHLSLASMSDAFFGRVFHVLGVLVPFGTVSLTTYFHCGADEISSTDGWVLGRATASAFRAGFGDQTAELWSPDGQLLATSVQATYFRDWKPEE; the protein is encoded by the coding sequence ATGGATACGAAAACACTGAGCGACCTGACCGCGGACACGCGCCACCCCCTTGACGCCGCCACCACCCTTGCAGCGTCGGGCCCGAACCGATGGACCGGCCACACCAGCAAGCGCTATTGGGCCTTCATCGGCCCGTTCGGCGGCGCCACCGCCGCGGCGCTGCTGCGCGCCGCGCTGGATCATCCCGAGCGGATCGGCGATCCGCTGGCCCTGACGGTGAATTATTGCGCGCCAATCGTGGAGGGCGGATTCCACATCACCGCGCGTGCCGCCAAGACCAACCGCTCCACCCAGCACTGGACGCTCGAGCTGTTCCAGCAAGAGGGCGACGTGCTCGCGACTGCCACGGCGGTGTTCGCCAAGCGGCGCCCCGGCTGGACCCATGCGGTAACGACCATGCCGCGGGTGCCGCCACCGGACGGCATCAAGCGTTTTCCCGCCGGCATCACCACCCCTTGGGTCGACCAATACGACATGCGCTTTGCCGTGGGCACGCCGGCACTCGGCAAGACGCCGCAACCTGAGCCGCAGTCGGCGGAAACCATCCTGTGGCTGCGCGACGCGATCCCGCGGCCGCTCGATCATCTCTCGCTGGCATCGATGTCGGACGCGTTCTTCGGCCGGGTGTTTCACGTGCTCGGCGTGCTGGTGCCGTTCGGAACGGTGTCGCTGACCACCTATTTCCATTGCGGCGCGGACGAGATTTCGTCCACAGATGGCTGGGTGCTGGGCCGCGCCACTGCGAGTGCGTTCCGCGCAGGCTTCGGCGATCAGACCGCGGAGTTGTGGTCGCCAGATGGACAGTTGCTCGCCACCAGCGTGCAGGCGACGTATTTTCGCGACTGGAAGCCGGAAGAGTGA
- the eda gene encoding bifunctional 4-hydroxy-2-oxoglutarate aldolase/2-dehydro-3-deoxy-phosphogluconate aldolase — MTASSSARHDTLLQLFQAAKVIPVITIERVEDAVPLARALVAGGVRTLEITLRTAPAVDAAKAIIAQVPEAIVGIGTVLTAADLAQSRAIGAKFALSPGATPDLLDAAFNSDLPFVPGIATASELMAALARGFSITKFFPAQQAGGISALRALGGPFPQARFCPTGGIGAANAAEWLAEPNVIAVGGSWLCPLADIKAGNWDKITALAQAATK; from the coding sequence ATGACCGCTTCCTCCTCTGCCCGCCACGATACTCTGCTGCAACTGTTCCAGGCGGCGAAGGTGATCCCTGTGATCACCATCGAGCGGGTCGAGGATGCGGTGCCGCTGGCACGGGCTCTGGTGGCGGGTGGCGTGCGCACGCTGGAGATCACGCTGCGCACCGCGCCTGCCGTCGATGCCGCGAAGGCGATCATCGCGCAGGTGCCCGAGGCGATCGTCGGCATCGGCACGGTGCTGACGGCGGCCGACCTCGCGCAGTCCCGGGCGATCGGCGCGAAATTCGCGCTGAGCCCCGGCGCGACCCCAGATCTGCTGGATGCCGCATTTAACAGCGACCTGCCGTTCGTGCCGGGCATTGCCACGGCCTCCGAGTTGATGGCGGCGCTGGCGCGCGGCTTCAGTATCACCAAGTTCTTTCCTGCTCAGCAGGCCGGCGGCATCTCCGCGCTGCGCGCGCTCGGCGGCCCGTTTCCGCAGGCCCGCTTCTGCCCCACCGGCGGCATCGGCGCCGCTAATGCGGCCGAATGGCTCGCCGAGCCCAACGTGATCGCCGTCGGCGGCTCATGGCTGTGCCCGCTCGCCGATATCAAGGCCGGCAACTGGGACAAGATCACAGCACTTGCGCAAGCCGCGACCAAGTAG
- a CDS encoding sugar kinase: MMKIACIGECMIELTQAAGGTLARGYGGDTLNTATYCARLGASVDYITALGDDAWSDEMVAGWQAEGIGTDHVVRIPGKLPGLYVIETSASGERRFYYWRESSAARALLDLPQTAAILAALSDYDVIYLSGITLSLYDAAGRSRLMAALAQARRDGRRVAFDTNFRPRSWPDRALAQQVYHAMFAIADIALASVEDLDLLFGEGKGEAVADSLEVPELVLKLNEPGSRVRAQGFDQMVTAAPVDRVVDTTAAGDSFSAAYLAARLAGADPVAAATAGHRLAGVVVGYPGAIIPLAAMPKDILPAVPHRETAP, encoded by the coding sequence ATGATGAAGATCGCCTGTATCGGCGAATGCATGATCGAACTGACGCAAGCCGCGGGCGGGACTCTCGCTCGCGGCTATGGCGGCGATACGCTCAACACCGCGACCTATTGCGCCCGGCTTGGCGCCAGTGTCGATTATATCACCGCGCTTGGCGACGATGCCTGGAGCGACGAGATGGTCGCGGGCTGGCAGGCCGAGGGCATCGGCACGGACCATGTGGTGCGGATCCCCGGCAAGCTGCCCGGCCTTTATGTGATCGAAACCAGCGCGAGTGGCGAACGCCGGTTCTACTACTGGCGCGAGAGTTCGGCGGCGCGCGCGCTGCTCGATCTGCCGCAGACAGCGGCCATTCTTGCTGCGCTGTCGGATTACGATGTGATCTATCTCTCGGGGATTACGCTGTCGCTTTATGACGCCGCCGGCCGCAGCCGGTTGATGGCGGCGCTCGCGCAGGCCCGCAGGGACGGCCGTCGGGTGGCGTTCGATACCAATTTCCGGCCGCGGAGCTGGCCCGATCGCGCGCTGGCGCAACAGGTTTATCACGCCATGTTCGCCATCGCCGATATCGCGCTGGCGTCGGTGGAGGATCTCGATCTGCTGTTCGGCGAAGGCAAGGGCGAAGCGGTGGCCGATAGCCTCGAGGTTCCCGAACTGGTGCTGAAGCTGAACGAGCCGGGAAGCCGGGTCAGGGCACAAGGCTTCGATCAAATGGTTACGGCCGCGCCGGTCGATCGCGTCGTCGACACCACCGCGGCCGGCGACAGTTTTTCGGCTGCCTATCTCGCCGCACGTCTGGCCGGGGCCGATCCGGTTGCCGCCGCGACTGCGGGCCATCGGTTGGCCGGTGTCGTGGTCGGCTATCCCGGCGCCATCATTCCGCTCGCAGCGATGCCTAAAGATATTTTGCCGGCTGTCCCCCACCGTGAGACCGCACCATGA
- the denD gene encoding D-erythronate dehydrogenase has protein sequence MHILILGAAGMVGRKLTERLLRDGRLGKDTITKLTLQDVVAPAKPDTTIPVETVTCDFAVPGAVEPLVASKPDTIFHLAAIVSGEAEADFDKGYRINLDGTRYLLEAIRAISGGYKPRVVFTSSVAVFGAPFHEKIDDEFFLTPLTSYGTQKAIGELLLADYSRRGFLDGIGIRLPTICVRPGKPNKAASGFFSNILREPLSGHEAVLPVSDDVRHWHASPRSAVGFLLHAGTMDLQTLGWRRSLSMPGLSATTGEQIAALARVAGPKVAARVRREPDPTIISIVAGWPRDFSDERARKVGFTTFEKTFDDIIRIHIDDELGGNFVN, from the coding sequence TTGCATATCCTGATTCTTGGAGCGGCCGGCATGGTCGGCCGCAAACTCACCGAACGCCTGCTGCGCGATGGCCGGCTCGGCAAGGACACGATTACAAAACTCACATTGCAGGACGTGGTCGCGCCGGCAAAGCCCGACACGACGATCCCGGTCGAAACCGTCACCTGCGACTTCGCGGTGCCCGGCGCCGTTGAACCGCTGGTCGCCAGCAAGCCCGACACCATCTTCCATCTGGCGGCGATCGTTTCCGGCGAGGCCGAGGCCGATTTCGACAAGGGCTATCGCATCAATCTCGACGGCACCCGCTATCTGCTCGAGGCGATCCGCGCCATCAGTGGCGGCTACAAGCCGCGGGTGGTCTTCACCTCGTCGGTCGCGGTGTTCGGCGCACCGTTCCATGAGAAGATCGACGACGAATTCTTCCTCACGCCCTTGACCAGCTATGGCACTCAGAAGGCGATCGGTGAATTGTTGCTGGCGGATTATTCGCGCCGCGGCTTCCTCGACGGCATCGGCATTCGCTTGCCGACCATCTGCGTGCGGCCGGGCAAGCCGAACAAGGCCGCCTCCGGTTTCTTCTCCAACATCCTGCGCGAGCCGCTCAGCGGCCATGAGGCGGTGCTGCCGGTCTCCGACGATGTGCGTCACTGGCACGCCTCGCCGCGCTCTGCGGTCGGCTTCCTGCTGCACGCCGGCACCATGGACCTGCAGACACTGGGTTGGCGCCGCAGCCTGAGCATGCCGGGCCTGTCCGCCACCACCGGCGAGCAGATTGCCGCGCTCGCGCGCGTCGCCGGGCCAAAAGTCGCGGCGCGTGTCCGGCGCGAACCGGATCCCACCATCATCAGCATCGTGGCGGGCTGGCCGCGTGATTTTTCCGACGAGCGGGCGCGGAAGGTGGGCTTCACGACATTCGAGAAGACTTTCGACGACATCATCCGCATCCACATCGATGATGAGCTGGGCGGCAATTTTGTTAACTAG
- a CDS encoding carbohydrate ABC transporter permease, whose amino-acid sequence MTAIDNDIEGMAYLDRFPRRLLRLYLPLGLILFFLLFPFYWMATTTFKPDAEMYDYEKYNPFWVAHPTLDHIKKLFFDTDYPQWMYNTVVVSVSATFISIFASVCAAYAIERLRYRGSRYVGMAIFLAYLVPPSILFIPLAAIVFKLGLYDGNLALILTYPTFLIPFCTWLLMGYFRTIPYELEECALIDGASRLQILTKITLPLSVPGLISAGIFAFTLSWNEFIYALTFISSSENKTIPVGAITELVNGDVYHWGALMAAALTGSIPVVILYSFFVEHYVSAMTGAVKE is encoded by the coding sequence ATGACCGCGATCGACAACGACATCGAGGGCATGGCCTATCTCGACAGGTTTCCGCGCCGGCTGCTGCGGCTCTATCTGCCGCTCGGCTTGATCCTGTTCTTCCTGCTGTTTCCATTCTACTGGATGGCCACCACCACGTTCAAACCGGACGCGGAAATGTACGACTACGAGAAGTACAATCCGTTCTGGGTGGCGCATCCCACGCTGGATCACATCAAGAAACTGTTCTTCGACACTGACTATCCGCAGTGGATGTACAACACCGTGGTGGTCTCGGTGTCGGCCACCTTCATCTCGATCTTCGCCAGCGTCTGCGCGGCCTATGCCATCGAGCGTCTGCGCTACAGGGGATCCCGTTATGTGGGTATGGCGATCTTCCTCGCCTATCTGGTGCCGCCCTCGATCCTGTTCATTCCGCTGGCGGCCATCGTGTTCAAGCTCGGTCTCTATGACGGCAATCTCGCCCTCATCCTCACCTATCCGACGTTCCTGATCCCGTTCTGCACTTGGCTGCTGATGGGTTATTTCCGCACCATTCCCTATGAGCTGGAAGAATGCGCGCTGATCGATGGCGCCAGCCGGCTGCAGATCCTGACCAAGATCACGCTGCCGCTATCGGTGCCAGGGCTGATTTCAGCGGGGATTTTTGCGTTCACGCTGTCCTGGAACGAGTTCATCTACGCCCTGACCTTCATCTCGTCGTCGGAGAACAAGACGATCCCGGTGGGCGCCATCACGGAACTGGTCAATGGCGACGTTTATCACTGGGGTGCCTTGATGGCAGCGGCCTTGACGGGGTCCATTCCCGTGGTGATCCTGTACTCTTTCTTCGTCGAGCACTATGTTTCGGCGATGACTGGCGCCGTCAAAGAGTAG
- a CDS encoding sugar ABC transporter permease, which translates to MTVLAEPTVRRVRESQLSRMLDGRNTLGAMFMLPAAAILLLFLAYPLVLGLWLGMTDTKIGGAGRFIGWNNFSSLAKDTVFWLSVFNTTLYTVVASIIKFALGLYLAVLLNERLPFKSIIRAIVLLPFVVPTVLSAIAFWWIYDSQFSIVSWVLVKLGFIHSYIDFLGDPWNARWSVIVANIWRGVPFVAITLLAGLQTISPSLYEAATLDGASNAQRFRYITLPMLSPIIAVVMTFSVLLTFTDFQLIYTITRGGPINATHLMATLSFQRAITGGNLGEGAAIANAMIPFLVVAILFSYFGLQRRKWQQGGGE; encoded by the coding sequence ATGACCGTTCTTGCCGAACCGACCGTGCGTCGGGTGCGCGAAAGCCAGCTGTCGCGCATGCTCGACGGCCGCAACACGCTGGGAGCCATGTTCATGCTTCCGGCGGCGGCGATTCTGCTGCTGTTTCTGGCTTATCCCCTGGTGCTTGGGCTCTGGCTCGGCATGACCGACACCAAGATCGGCGGAGCCGGGCGTTTCATCGGCTGGAATAATTTTTCGTCGCTGGCCAAGGACACCGTATTCTGGCTGTCGGTGTTCAACACCACGCTCTACACCGTGGTGGCCAGCATCATCAAATTCGCGCTCGGGCTCTATCTCGCGGTGCTGCTCAACGAGCGGCTGCCGTTCAAATCGATCATCCGCGCCATCGTGCTGCTGCCGTTCGTGGTGCCGACCGTGCTCTCCGCGATTGCGTTCTGGTGGATCTACGACTCGCAGTTCTCGATCGTGTCCTGGGTGCTGGTCAAGCTCGGCTTCATCCATTCGTACATCGACTTCCTCGGCGATCCCTGGAATGCGCGATGGTCGGTGATCGTGGCCAACATCTGGCGCGGAGTGCCGTTCGTGGCCATCACCCTGCTGGCCGGCCTGCAGACCATCTCGCCGTCGCTCTATGAAGCGGCGACGCTGGACGGCGCCAGCAACGCGCAGCGTTTCCGCTACATCACCCTGCCGATGCTGTCACCCATCATCGCCGTGGTGATGACGTTCTCGGTGCTGCTGACCTTCACCGACTTCCAGCTGATCTACACCATCACCCGTGGCGGCCCGATCAACGCCACCCACCTGATGGCGACGCTGTCGTTCCAGCGCGCCATCACCGGCGGCAATCTCGGGGAAGGCGCCGCCATTGCGAACGCGATGATTCCGTTCCTCGTGGTGGCGATCCTGTTCAGTTATTTCGGTCTGCAGCGCCGGAAATGGCAGCAGGGTGGGGGAGAGTGA
- a CDS encoding ABC transporter substrate-binding protein, with product MSDFNRRDVIKAGVAATALLGGSGIVPVRAAEPTWTNVPESGASIRVLRWKQFIQAEFDEFAAQTKKFSEKTGIKVRLDAESWDDIRPKAAVAANVGAGPDLIIGTLDDPFKFPEKLIDVTDVAEYLGAKYGGWYPVAEKYGKKDKTWIAIPQGATGGCMNYRISHMKAAGFEKFPTDLPGFLKLCQGLKKNGTPPGFALGHATGDANGWCQWLLWAHGGKVVNEKNEVVIESPETLAALEYVKQLYETFIPGVLSWNDSNNNKAFLSGELSLTLNGISIWTVAKNSPDPKQQEIAKDMDHAPMPIGVSGKPTEQQNVVVAYGYKHSKYPKAVKEYLCFMWDKENYDAWEKASNGYVSPPLPAYNDNPIWTSDAKITPFRDCMKRCQDNGFAGDLGYASAAVMGDFVVVDMFAEAATGTQSPKDAMKRAAERAKRYYQV from the coding sequence ATGAGCGACTTCAACAGGCGCGACGTCATTAAAGCCGGCGTTGCGGCGACGGCGTTGTTAGGCGGTAGTGGAATTGTTCCCGTGCGGGCGGCAGAGCCGACCTGGACCAATGTCCCGGAAAGCGGCGCGTCGATCCGGGTGCTGCGCTGGAAGCAGTTCATCCAGGCCGAATTCGACGAGTTCGCGGCGCAGACCAAGAAGTTCTCCGAGAAGACCGGTATCAAGGTTCGCCTCGACGCCGAAAGCTGGGACGATATCCGTCCCAAGGCCGCGGTGGCCGCCAATGTCGGCGCCGGGCCTGACCTGATCATCGGCACTCTCGATGATCCCTTCAAATTCCCCGAGAAGCTGATCGATGTCACCGATGTCGCCGAATATCTCGGCGCCAAATACGGCGGCTGGTATCCGGTCGCGGAGAAGTACGGCAAGAAGGACAAGACCTGGATCGCGATCCCGCAAGGCGCGACCGGCGGCTGCATGAATTATCGGATCAGCCATATGAAGGCGGCCGGATTCGAAAAATTCCCGACCGATCTCCCCGGCTTTCTGAAGCTCTGCCAGGGCCTGAAGAAGAACGGCACGCCACCCGGCTTTGCCTTGGGACATGCCACCGGCGATGCCAACGGCTGGTGCCAGTGGCTGCTGTGGGCGCATGGCGGCAAGGTCGTCAATGAGAAGAACGAGGTGGTCATCGAATCGCCGGAGACGCTGGCAGCCCTCGAATACGTCAAGCAACTCTACGAGACCTTCATTCCAGGCGTGCTGTCCTGGAACGACTCCAACAACAACAAGGCGTTCCTGTCCGGCGAACTCAGCCTGACCCTGAACGGCATCTCGATCTGGACCGTGGCGAAGAACTCGCCCGATCCGAAGCAGCAGGAGATCGCCAAGGACATGGACCATGCGCCGATGCCGATCGGCGTGTCGGGCAAGCCGACCGAACAGCAGAACGTCGTGGTGGCCTACGGCTACAAGCACTCGAAGTATCCCAAGGCGGTGAAGGAATATCTTTGCTTCATGTGGGACAAGGAGAACTACGACGCCTGGGAGAAAGCCTCCAACGGCTACGTGTCGCCGCCGCTGCCGGCCTACAACGACAACCCGATCTGGACCTCGGATGCCAAGATCACACCATTCCGCGACTGCATGAAGCGCTGCCAGGACAACGGCTTTGCCGGCGATCTCGGCTACGCCTCCGCCGCCGTGATGGGTGACTTCGTGGTGGTCGACATGTTTGCCGAGGCGGCCACCGGCACCCAGTCGCCGAAGGATGCGATGAAACGTGCCGCGGAGCGCGCCAAGCGTTACTATCAGGTCTGA
- a CDS encoding carbohydrate ABC transporter permease, whose product MTDTAAGHVASTKDASDHTEGMSYLETLPSRLVTLYIPLFIILVVLLFPFYWMALTSIKPDAQLIDMETYNPFWVVHPTLKHIQKLLLETQYPRWLWNTMYVATGATILSIAASVLAAYSIVRLQFKGAPFVGAAIFFAYLVPPSILFIPMATVIQAYGLFDSPMALILVYPTLLIPFSTWLLMGYFKTIPFELEECALIDGASRWQILVKIILPLAVPGLISAFIFSFTLCWNEFIYALTLLSSTPNKTVPVAIVNEFVDGDIYRWGALMAGAFVGSLPLVILYAFFVEHYVSAMTGAVKE is encoded by the coding sequence ATGACTGACACCGCTGCCGGCCACGTGGCGTCGACCAAAGACGCCAGCGATCACACCGAGGGCATGAGTTATCTCGAGACGCTGCCGTCGCGCCTCGTCACGCTCTATATCCCGCTGTTCATCATCCTGGTGGTCCTGCTGTTCCCGTTCTACTGGATGGCGCTGACGTCGATCAAACCGGATGCCCAGCTGATCGACATGGAGACCTACAACCCGTTCTGGGTGGTGCATCCGACCCTGAAGCACATTCAGAAGCTGCTGCTGGAAACCCAGTATCCGCGCTGGCTCTGGAACACGATGTATGTCGCAACCGGCGCCACCATCCTGTCGATCGCGGCCTCGGTGCTGGCGGCCTATTCGATCGTGCGGCTGCAGTTCAAGGGCGCGCCGTTCGTGGGCGCCGCGATCTTCTTCGCCTATCTGGTGCCGCCGTCGATCCTGTTCATCCCGATGGCCACGGTGATCCAGGCCTATGGCTTGTTCGATTCGCCGATGGCGCTGATCCTGGTCTATCCGACGCTTTTAATCCCGTTCTCGACTTGGCTGTTGATGGGCTACTTCAAGACCATCCCGTTCGAACTCGAGGAATGCGCGCTGATCGACGGCGCCAGCCGCTGGCAGATCCTGGTCAAGATCATCCTGCCGCTGGCGGTGCCGGGTCTGATCTCCGCCTTCATCTTCTCGTTCACACTGTGCTGGAACGAGTTCATCTACGCGCTGACGCTGTTGTCGTCGACGCCGAACAAGACCGTGCCGGTGGCGATCGTCAACGAGTTCGTCGACGGCGATATCTATCGCTGGGGCGCACTGATGGCGGGCGCCTTCGTCGGTTCACTGCCGCTGGTGATTCTCTACGCCTTCTTCGTCGAGCACTATGTGTCGGCGATGACGGGCGCCGTGAAGGAATAG
- a CDS encoding sugar ABC transporter permease: MAVLEASSGSRQQPSSLTLAWQQLRSNRNWLAFWFMLPAAAFLILFLAYPLGLGLWLSLTDARIGRVGEFVGLENYQWLSDDSVFWLSVFNTLLYTIIASIIKFAVGLYLALLLNRHMPFKALIRAAVLIPFIVPTVLSAIAFWWIYDAQFSIISWSLRKMHLITENINFLGDGNMARGSVIFANIWRGVPFVAITLLAGLQTVSPSLYEAATLDGATPWQRFRYITYPLLTPIIAVVMTFSVLFTFTDFQLIWAMTRGGPVNATHLMATLSYQRAILSGRLGEGAAIATAMIPFLLAAITLSWFGLQQRKWQQGGTKND; encoded by the coding sequence ATGGCCGTTTTGGAAGCCTCCTCGGGGTCGCGCCAGCAGCCGTCAAGTCTGACGCTGGCCTGGCAACAACTTCGGTCCAACCGCAACTGGCTGGCCTTCTGGTTCATGCTGCCGGCGGCGGCATTCCTGATTCTGTTTCTCGCCTATCCGCTCGGTCTCGGCCTGTGGCTGAGCCTGACCGATGCACGGATCGGGCGTGTCGGCGAGTTCGTCGGCCTGGAGAATTACCAGTGGCTGTCCGACGACAGCGTGTTCTGGCTCTCGGTGTTCAACACGCTGCTCTATACGATCATCGCCAGCATCATCAAATTCGCGGTCGGGCTGTATCTGGCGCTGCTGCTGAACCGGCACATGCCGTTCAAGGCGCTGATCCGCGCGGCGGTGTTGATTCCCTTCATCGTGCCGACCGTGCTCTCGGCCATCGCGTTCTGGTGGATCTATGATGCGCAGTTCTCGATCATTTCCTGGTCGCTGCGGAAAATGCATCTGATCACCGAGAACATCAATTTTCTCGGCGACGGTAACATGGCGCGCGGCAGCGTGATTTTCGCCAATATCTGGCGCGGCGTGCCGTTTGTGGCGATCACGCTGCTGGCCGGCCTGCAGACGGTGTCGCCGTCGCTGTACGAGGCGGCGACGCTGGACGGCGCTACGCCCTGGCAGCGCTTCCGCTACATCACCTATCCGCTGCTGACCCCGATCATCGCCGTGGTGATGACGTTCTCGGTGCTGTTCACCTTCACCGACTTCCAGCTGATCTGGGCGATGACCCGCGGTGGTCCGGTCAACGCCACGCATCTGATGGCGACCTTGAGTTATCAGCGCGCGATCCTGAGCGGCCGTCTCGGCGAAGGCGCCGCGATCGCCACCGCAATGATCCCGTTTCTGCTGGCGGCGATCACACTGTCCTGGTTCGGGTTGCAGCAGCGCAAATGGCAGCAGGGTGGAACCAAAAATGACTGA
- a CDS encoding ABC transporter substrate-binding protein yields MTDFNPSRRSLLQGGVAAAAGISAMSADQLFGFAKAWAQASQWKPEAGAKINLLRWKRFVEAEDQAFMAMVQAFTKATGVEVSVSNESYDDIQPKASVAANTGQGLDMVWGLYSLPHLFPEKCLDMADVAAYLGGKYGGWAPSAEAYAKVGNKWLGIPVATTGALLNYRISACEKAGFKEFPKDTAGFLELCKALKKNNTPSGMAMGHASGDANGWLHWALWSHGGYLVDKDDKVIINSPETAKSLEYIKALYETFIPGTASWNDSSNNKAFLAGELYCTNNGISIYVTAKKENKAIADDMNHSYMPIGPVGKPTELHLSFPILTFSFTKVPQACKAFAAFMQEADQFNPWIGAAQGYLSPFLAAYDANPIWTSDPKVTPYRDVAKRTLTPAGVGKLGEKAAAAIADFIVVDMYANYCTGREDLKGSIANAERQAKRIYRS; encoded by the coding sequence ATGACTGACTTCAATCCGAGCAGACGTTCACTGCTGCAGGGTGGCGTTGCCGCCGCCGCAGGTATTTCCGCGATGTCTGCCGACCAGCTGTTCGGCTTTGCCAAGGCGTGGGCGCAGGCCTCGCAGTGGAAGCCGGAAGCGGGTGCGAAAATCAATCTGCTGCGCTGGAAGCGTTTCGTCGAAGCCGAAGACCAGGCGTTCATGGCCATGGTGCAGGCGTTCACCAAGGCGACCGGCGTCGAAGTCAGCGTCTCCAACGAATCCTATGACGACATCCAGCCCAAAGCCTCGGTCGCCGCCAACACCGGCCAGGGCCTCGACATGGTCTGGGGTCTCTATTCGCTGCCGCATTTGTTTCCCGAGAAGTGCCTCGACATGGCCGACGTCGCCGCTTATCTCGGCGGCAAGTATGGCGGCTGGGCACCTTCGGCGGAGGCTTATGCCAAGGTCGGCAACAAATGGCTCGGCATTCCGGTGGCGACCACCGGTGCGCTGCTGAACTATCGCATCTCGGCCTGCGAAAAAGCGGGCTTCAAGGAATTCCCGAAGGACACCGCGGGCTTCCTCGAACTCTGCAAGGCGCTGAAGAAGAACAACACCCCATCCGGCATGGCGATGGGACACGCGTCAGGTGACGCCAATGGCTGGCTGCACTGGGCGTTGTGGTCGCACGGCGGCTATCTGGTCGACAAGGACGACAAGGTCATCATCAACTCGCCGGAAACCGCCAAGTCGCTGGAGTACATCAAGGCGCTGTACGAGACATTCATTCCCGGCACCGCGTCCTGGAACGACAGTTCCAACAACAAGGCGTTCCTGGCCGGCGAACTGTACTGCACCAACAACGGCATCTCGATCTATGTCACTGCGAAGAAAGAGAACAAGGCGATCGCGGACGACATGAATCACTCCTACATGCCGATCGGTCCGGTCGGCAAGCCGACCGAACTGCATCTGTCGTTCCCGATCCTGACCTTCTCGTTCACCAAGGTCCCGCAGGCGTGCAAGGCGTTCGCCGCCTTCATGCAGGAGGCCGATCAGTTCAATCCCTGGATCGGGGCCGCGCAGGGCTACCTCTCGCCGTTCCTCGCGGCCTATGATGCCAATCCGATCTGGACCTCGGATCCCAAGGTGACGCCGTACCGCGACGTCGCCAAACGCACGCTGACGCCGGCTGGCGTCGGCAAGCTGGGCGAAAAGGCCGCGGCTGCGATCGCGGACTTCATCGTGGTGGACATGTACGCCAACTACTGCACCGGTCGCGAAGATCTGAAGGGATCGATCGCGAATGCGGAGCGGCAGGCAAAACGAATCTATCGCTCGTAA